The following proteins are encoded in a genomic region of Glycine soja cultivar W05 chromosome 17, ASM419377v2, whole genome shotgun sequence:
- the LOC114391979 gene encoding protein NRT1/ PTR FAMILY 4.3-like, which translates to MEASPSTLDWRGRPSNPAKHGGMIPAAFVLGLQAFEIMAIAAVGNNLITYVANDMHFPLSKAANLVTNFVGTIFLLSLLGGYLSDSYLGSFWTMLLFGFVELSGFILLSVQAHVPQLKPPPCNVNDGEQCVEAKGMKAMIFFVALYLVALGSGCVKPNMLAYGGDQFEQNDPKQLKKLSTYFNAAYFAFSVGQLVSLTILVWVQTHSGMDVGFGVSAAVMAMGLISLICGTLYYRNKPPQGSILTPVAQVLVAAFSKRNLPSSPSSMIRVEQVEQVKILLSVIPIFSCTIVFNTILAQLQTFSVQQGRAMDTHLTKSFNIPPASLQSIPYILLIFLVPLYDTFFVPFARKFTGHESGISPLRRIGFGLFLATFSMVAAALLEKKRRDAAVNHHKVLSIFWITPQYLIFGLSEMFTAIGLLEFFYKQSLKGMQAFFTAITYCSYSFGFYLSTLLVSLVNKITSTSSSSAAGWLHNNDLNQDRLDLFYWLLAVLSFLNFLNYLFWSRRYSHAPSALPQPNNAKEINPYSQLHDHHHNNIIP; encoded by the exons ATGGAGGCATCACCCAGTACTCTGGATTGGAGAGGCAGACCATCCAACCCTGCCAAACACGGTGGAATGATTCCGGCTGCTTTTGTTCTTg GGTTGCAAGCATTTGAGATAATGGCAATAGCGGCAGTGGGAAACAATCTGATAACTTATGTGGCCAATGACATGCACTTCCCTTTGTCCAAGGCTGCCAACCTAGTCACTAACTTTGTTGGGACCATCTTTCTCCTCTCTCTCCTCGGCGGCTATCTATCAGACTCTTACCTTGGCAGCTTCTGGACCATGCTCCTCTTTGGTTTCGTCGAACTTTCT GGTTTCATACTGCTATCAGTCCAAGCTCATGTTCCTCAATTGAAGCCACCTCCATGCAATGTGAACGATGGAGAACAGTGCGTAGAAGCAAAGGGCATGAAGGCCATGATATTCTTTGTAGCACTCTACTTGGTGGCATTAGGGAGTGGGTGTGTGAAGCCAAACATGCTTGCTTATGGAGGAGACCAGTTCGAGCAAAACGACCCAAAGCAGTTAAAGAAGCTCTCAACCTACTTCAATGCCGCATATTTTGCATTCTCTGTGGGACAACTTGTGAGCCTAACCATTCTTGTTTGGGTGCAAACTCATTCAGGAATGGACGTTGGCTTCGGGGTATCCGCAGCTGTAATGGCAATGGGATTGATAAGCTTGATATGTGGCACTCTATATTACAGAAACAAGCCCCCACAAGGAAGTATTTTAACTCCCGTGGCTCAGGTTCTTGTCGCTGCATTTTCCAAAAGAAACCTTCCATCTTCCCCATCATCCATGATCAGAGTGGAACAAGTTGAGCAAGTGAAGATATTGCTATCTGTTATTCCGATATTCTCGTGCACCATCGTTTTCAACACCATCTTAGCACAACTTCAGACATTCTCAGTCCAACAAGGGAGAGCAATGGACACCCATCTCACCAAATCCTTTAATATCCCTCCCGCCTCCCTTCAGTCCATTCCTTACATTTTGCTCATCTTTTTAGTTCCTCTCTATGACACCTTCTTTGTCCCATTTGCCAGAAAATTCACCGGCCATGAGTCTGGAATCTCACCTTTGCGCCGAATAGGCTTTGGTCTTTTTCTGGCTACCTTTTCTATGGTTGCAGCTGCTCTGttggagaaaaagagaagggaCGCAGCTGTGAACCATCACAAAGTTTTGTCCATCTTTTGGATAACCCCACAATACTTGATATTTGGCTTGTCAGAGATGTTCACAGCCATTGGCCTCCTTGAGTTCTTTTATAAACAGTCCTTGAAAGGGATGCAAGCATTCTTTACAGCCATCACATATTGCTCTTACTCATTTGGCTTTTACTTGAGCACACTTTTGGTTTCTTTGGTCAATAAGATCacttcaacttcttcttcttcagctgctgGCTGGCTTCACAACAACGACCTTAACCAGGACAGGCTTGATCTTTTCTATTGGTTACTGGCTGTCTTAAGCTTCCTCAACTTCCTCAACTATCTCTTTTGGTCCAGACGCTATTCTCATGCTCCTTCCGCACTACCCCAACCTAATAATGCCAAGGAAATCAACCCCTACTCACAACTACATGATCACCATCACAATAATATTATtccatag
- the LOC114392583 gene encoding zinc-finger homeodomain protein 4-like: MELSSQEGEIPIPINSSTTYGHGNGHGHGHGHGLMIHHDHNHIISSSAPSNGIPTTMQQQEEEEEEEDRYKKVVRYRECLKNHAAAMGGNATDGCGEFMPSGKEGSIEALNCSACHCHRNFHRKEVEGEPQHHLNINRRRLILGPHPEALGYPTAAARSVPPHQMIMPYNIGIGHHLPSESDEQEDAAAGAGMVQLSSRPSSAQLVKKRFRTKFSQDQKDKMLNFAEKVGWKIQKQEESVVQHFCQEIGVKRRVLKVWMHNNKHNLAKKINPPTTTAPPPPPPPPP, encoded by the coding sequence ATGGAACTTTCGAGTCAAGAAGGAGAAATCCCAATCCCAATAAACAGCAGTACTACATATGGACATGGTAATGGACATGGACATGGTCATGGACACGGACTCATGATTCACCATGACCATAACCACATTATATCCTCCTCGGCACCTTCAAACGGCATACCAACTACTATGCAGCagcaggaggaggaggaggaggaggaggatcgCTACAAGAAAGTGGTTAGGTACAGAGAATGCCTGAAGAACCATGCAGCAGCCATGGGAGGGAATGCAACTGATGGGTGCGGTGAGTTCATGCCAAGTGGAAAAGAAGGGAGCATAGAGGCACTGAACTGCTCTGCCTGCCATTGCCACAGAAACTTCCACAGAAAGGAAGTGGAGGGTGAGCCTCAGCATCATCTCAACATCAACAGAAGAAGACTCATTCTGGGCCCTCATCCTGAGGCTCTTGGCTACCCTACAGCTGCAGCCAGAAGTGTCCCACCACACCAGATGATAATGCCCTACAACATTGGAATTGGACACCACCTCCCTTCAGAATCCGATGAACAAGAAGATGCTGCTGCTGGCGCTGGAATGGTGCAGCTCAGTAGCCGACCCAGCTCTGCCCAGCTGGTCAAGAAAAGATTCAGGACCAAGTTCAGCCAGGACCAGAAGGACAAAATGCTCAACTTTGCTGAGAAGGTTGGCTGGAAAATCCAGAAGCAAGAGGAGTCTGTGGTGCAACACTTCTGCCAAGAGATTGGGGTCAAGAGAAGAGTGCTCAAGGTTTGGATGCATAACAATAAGCACAATCTCGCCAAAAAGATCAACCCCCCTACTACTactgcaccaccaccaccaccaccaccacctccttaa
- the LOC114393874 gene encoding survival of motor neuron-related-splicing factor 30 isoform X2, which produces MHITSILVLVQVIALTEELLATAKQNEISAPPNNAAASPTLSIHNENQLLDSSSDHQEKLPVGTKVQAVWSEDGEWYDATIEAYTPNGYYVSYDNWGNKEEVDPANVRSIQEGSVDALLEAERVAEATKQAIKRKIAQAASIDLQSRSLPTKLRIEADDPEDVKASKRKKIHAFKSKMRMEQLEVTQNKRQNAWQQFQSTKGKAKKIGFFSGRKRESIFKSPDDPQGKVGVTGSGKGLTEFQKREKHFHLKDGTVENDD; this is translated from the exons ATGCACATCACGTCTATCTTGGTTCTTGTGCAG GTCATTGCCTTGACCGAGGAACTCCTTGCAACTGCAAAGCAGAATGAAATCTCTGCTCCTCCTAATAATGCTGCTGCATCTCCAACCTTGTCCATACATAACGAGAATCAATTG CTAGATAGTAGTTCTGATCATCAAGAGAAACTTCCTGTTGGCACCAAAGTTCAGGCAGTTTGGAGTGAAGATGGGGAGTG GTATGATGCGACAATTGAGGCTTATACTCCAAATGGTTATTATGTAAGCTATGACAATTGGGGTAATAAAGAAGAG GTTGATCCTGCCAATGTAAGGTCAATTCAAGAAGGTTCTGTTGATGCTTTATTAGAAGCTGAGCGAGTTGCTGAAGCAACAAAACAGGCCATCAAACGAAAAATTGCACAAGCTGCATCTATCGATTTACAGTCTCGGAGTCTACCTACAAAGCTTCGTATAGAGGCTGATGATCCTGAGGATGTG AAAGCTTCAAAACGCAAGAAAATACATGCTTTTAAGTCAAAGATGCGGATGGAGCAACTTGAAGTCACACAAAATAAGCGGCAAAATGCTTGGCAGCAGTTTCAGTCAACCAAAGGAAAGGCAAagaag ATTGGTTTCTTCTCTGGAAGAAAACGGGAGAGTATTTTTAAATCTCCTGATGATCCTCAGGGAAAGGTTGGTGTGACGGGAAGTGGGAAAGGTTTGACAGAGTTccagaagagagaaaaacattttcACCTCAAAGATGGTACTGTTGAAAATGATGATTAG
- the LOC114393627 gene encoding protein root UVB sensitive 6-like: protein MAPNPMKMNMKQSANSTTTTIANKEILVRETMRISANLASTPLLEAPPPPSPIVGIICCEELDGRRWKYVAESDARGGFKKNSFRPVRLNFHNPRDHPLHEVLAFVTSYVVPEGFPDSVIPSYVPYMTWRALKHFFGGAMGVFTTQTLLSSVGVSRNRAAPGAVAINWILKDGAGRVGKMLFARQGKKFDYDLKQLRFAGDLLMELGAGVELATAAVPHLFLPLACAANVLKNVAAVTSTSTRTPIYKAFAKGENIGDVTAKGECVGNIADLLGTGLSILIAKRNPSLVTTFSLLSCGYILSSYREVKSVVLHTLNCGRFSVAVESFLRTGQVPTLQEGNMNENIFSFPWKDRPVVLGSRIKEAFQDPSAYFAIEPLFDRERYIVTYNPSKHKVYAVLKDQAKSDDILKAAFHAHVLLFNLIKSWNESNASSLKQREDLSNMTHTVADIEACMAGTCKTVADSYGFFKNNAKEQGWTMSESHLNPGRARLHPVDNNR, encoded by the exons ATGGCTCCGAATCCGATGAAGATGAACATGAAGCAATCTGCCAATTCCACTACAACTACCATAGCTAATAAGGAGATTCTGGTCCGTGAAACGATGCGTATCAGTGCCAATTTGGCTTCCACCCCTCTCCTCGAAGCCCCGCCGCCGCCGTCGCCCATTGTCGGAATCATCTGCTGCGAAGAATTGGATGGGCGTCGTTGGAAGTACGTGGCCGAGAGCGATGCCCGTGGCGGATTCAAGAAGAATTCATTCCGCCCTGTCAGGCTCAACTTCCACAACCCTCGCGACCACCCTCTCCATGAAGTCCTCGCTTTCGTTACATCCTATGTTGTCCCCGAAGGTTTTCCTGATAGTGTTATTCCTTCCTATGTCCCCTACATGACATGGAGGGCTCTTAAG CACTTTTTCGGTGGAGCAATGGGCGTTTTCACAACTCAAACCCTCTTGAGTTCTGTTGGCGTCTCTAGAAACAGAGCTGCTCCTGGGGCTGTCGCCATCAACTGGATTCTCAAGGATGGCGCTGGTCGTGTCGGGAAGATGCTTTTTGCTCGCCAAGGAAAGAAATTTGATTATGACCTCAAACAGCTGCGCTTTGCTGGTGATCTTCTAATGGAGTTGGGTGCTGGAGTTGAACTCGCAACTGCTGCAGTGCCGCATCTCTTTCTTCCATTGGCTTGTGCTGCTAATGTACTCAAG AATGTTGCTGCTGTAACATCAACATCAACTCGCACACCAATTTATAAAGCCTTTGCTAAAGGAGAAAATATAGGGGATGTCACTGCTAAAGGAGAATGTGTTGGCAATATTGCAGACCTG TTAGGAACTGGCTTGAGCATATTGATTGCCAAAAGGAATCCGTCGCTTGTCACCACATTTTCCCTCCTTTCATGTGGATATATCCTTAGCTCTTATAGAGAG GTAAAATCTGTGGTTTTGCACACGCTTAACTGCGGAAGATTCAGTGTTGCAGTAGAGTCTTTTCTCAGGACAG GACAAGTTCCCACTTTGCAGGAGGGCAATATGAATGAGAACATATTCAGTTTTCCATGGAAAGATAGGCCTGTTGTCCTTG GATCAAGAATCAAGGAAGCATTCCAAGACCCTAGTGCATATTTTGCCATAGAGCCCTTGTTTGAT AGGGAGAGATATATTGTGACATATAACCCCTCAAAACACAAGGTTTATGCTGTGCTCAAGGATCAGGCGAAGTCAGATGACATTCTGAAAGCAGCATTCCAC GCTCATGTGCTATTATTCAATTTGATAAAATCATGGAATGAAAGTAATGCCTCATCTTTGAAGCAAAGGGAGGATCTCTCAAACATGACACACACAGTTGCTGATATCGAGGCTTGTATGGCTGGTACTTGCAAGACCGTGGCAGATTCTTATGGGTTTTTCAAGAATAATGCCAAGGAGCAG GGTTGGACGATGTCAGAATCACATCTAAATCCTGGTCGAGCACGGCTTCATCCAGTTGATAATAATAGATGA
- the LOC114393626 gene encoding cullin-associated NEDD8-dissociated protein 1: protein MANLALTGILEKMTGKDKDYRYMATSDLLNELSKTTFKADADLEVKLANIIIQQLDDAAGDVSGLAVKCLAPLVRKVSEVRVVEMTSKLCDKLLNGKDQHRDIASIALKTVVAEVSTQSLALSILQTLTPQLIKGITGPGMGSEIKCESLDILCDVLHKFGNLMAADHELLLSSLLSQLSSNQASVRKKTVACIASLSSSLSDDLLAKATVEVVTNLKKKVAKSEMIRTNIQMIGALSRAVGYRFGPHLGDTVPVLINYCTNASENDEELREYSLQALESFLLRCPRDISVYCDEILHLTLEYLSYDPNFTDNMEEDTDDEGLEEEEDDDSANEYTDDEDVSWKVRRAAAKCLAALIVSRPEILSKLYDEACPKLIDRFKEREENVKMDVFNTFIELLRQTGNVTKGQIDADEMSPRWLLKQEVSKIVKSINRQLREKSIKTKVGAFSVLKELVVVLPNCLADHIGSLIPGIEKALNDKSSTSNLKIEALTFTRLVLSSHSPDVFHPYIKALSAPVLSAVGERYYKVTAEALRVCGELVRVVRPNIEGSGFDFRPYVHPIYNGIMSRLINQDQDQEVKECAISCMGLIVSTFGDHLNAELPACLPVLVDRMGNEITRLTAVKAFAVIAASPLRVDLSCVLEHVVAELTAFLRKANRALRQATLGTLNSLIVAYGDKIMLSAYEVIIIELSGLISDSDLHMTALALELCCTLMGDKRSNQSIGLAVRNKVLPQALTLIKSSLLQGQALMALQNFFAALVYSANTSFDSLLESLLACAKPSPQSGGIAKQALHSIAQCVAVLCLAAGDQKCSSTVKMLTDILKDDSSSNSAKQHLALLCLGEIGRRKDLSSHAHIENIVIESFQSPFEEIKSAASYALGNIAIGNLPKYLPFILDQIDNQQKKQYLLLHSLKEVIVRQSVDKAEFQESSVEKILNLLFNHCESEEEGVRNVVAECLGKIALIEPVKLIPALKVRTTSPAAFTRATVVIAVKYSIVERQEKIDEIIYPEISSFLMLIKDNDRHVRRAAVLALSTFAHNKPNLIKGLLPDLLPLLYDQTIVKQELIRTVDLGPFKHIVDDGLELRKAAFECVDTLLDSCLDQVNPSSFIVPYLKSGLDDHYDVKMPCHLILSKLADKCPSAVLAVLDSLVDPLQKTINFKPKQDAVKQEVDRNEDMIRSALRAIASLNRISGGDCSVKFKNLMNEISKSQTLWDKYYSIRNE from the exons ATGGCCAATTTAGCTTTGACTGGCATACTAGAAAAG ATGACTGGGAAGGACAAAGATTACAGATATATGGCCACATCTGATTTGCTGAATGAGTTGAGCAAAACAACGTTTAAGGCCGATGCTGATTTGGAGGTCAAATTGGCAAACATCATCATACAACAGCTTGATGATGCAGCTGGTGATGTTTCTGGACTTGCTGTCAAGTG TCTTGCTCCGTTAGTGAGGAAGGTGAGTGAGGTAAGGGTTGTGGAAATGACCAGTAAACTATGTGACAAATTGCTAAATGGGAAGGATCAGCATCGTGACATTGCTAGCATAGCTTTGAAGACAGTTGTTGCTGAAGTTTCTACTCAGTCTCTTGCACTATCTATTCTCCAGACTCTCACACCGCAATTGATAAAAGGAATTACTGGTCCT GGAATGGGCTCTGAGATTAAATGTGAATCGCTGGATATTTTATGTGATGTCCTTCATAAATTTGGGAATCTAATGGCAGCTGATCATGAACTATTATTAAGTTCCTTGCTTTCTCAGTTGAGTTCTAATCAAGCTAGTGTGCGCAAGAAGACTGTGGCATGCATTG CATCTCTCTCTTCAAGCCTGTCAGATGATTTGTTGGCAAAGGCAACTGTTGAAGTTGTTACCAACTTGAAAAAGAAAGTTGCCAAGTCCGAAATGATCCGTACCAATATACAGATGATCGGTGCTTTGAG TCGAGCTGTTGGCTACCGATTTGGGCCCCATCTTGGAGACACTGTTCCAGTGCTAATTAATTATTGTACTAATGCCTCAGAAAATGATGAAGAGCTTCGTGAGTACAGCTTGCAG GCACTGGAAAGCTTTCTCCTAAGGTGCCCAAGGGATATTTCTGTTTACTGTGAtgaaattcttcatttgactcTAGAATATCTTAGTTATGATCCAAATTTTACTGACAACATGGAGGAGGATACTGATGACGAAGGTCTTGAAGAGGAGGAGGATGA TGACAGTGCAAATGAATATACAGATGATGAAGATGTCAGCTGGAAAGTTCGGAGAGCAGCAGCTAAATGCTTAGCAGCATTGATTGTTTCTCGTCCTGAGATCTTGTCAAAGCTGTATGATGAG GCTTGTCCAAAACTAATAGACAGATTcaaagaaagggaagaaaaTGTCAAG ATGGATGTATTTAATACTTTCATTGAGCTCTTGCGTCAAACTGGAAATGTCACAAAAGGGCAGATTGATGCAGATGAAATGAG TCCTCGATGGTTGTTGAAGCAAGAAGTGTCAAAGATTGTCAAATCTATAAATAGGCAGTTGCGTGAGAAATCTATTAAGACAAAG GTTGGAGCCTTTTCTGTTTTGAAAGAACTTGTGGTTGTATTACCCAACTGTCTTGCAGATCACATTGGGTCACTCATTCCAGGAATTGAAAAAGCATTGAAT GACAAATCATCTAcctcaaatttgaaaattgaagccCTAACATTTACAAGATTGGTATTATCTTCACATTCTCCTGATGTTTTTCACCCTTACATCAAG GCTCTTTCTGCCCCTGTTCTATCAGCTGTTGGTGAGCGTTATTACAAGGTCACTGCAGAGGCCTTGAGAGTATGTGGAGAACTTGTTCGTGTTGTGCGGCCAAACATTGAG GGGTCTGGTTTTGATTTCAGACCATATGTTCATCCCATATATAATGGCATTATGTCACGCTTAATAAACCAAGATCAGGATCAG GAGGTTAAGGAGTGTGCTATCTCCTGCATGGGCCTCATTGTGTCAACGTTTGGCGACCATCTAAATGCAGAATTACCTGCATGCCTTCCTGTGCTTGTTGATCGGATGGGAAATGAGATAACCCGACTTACTGCTGTCAAG GCATTCGCTGTCATTGCTGCTTCTCCACTTCGGGTGGATCTATCATGTGTTCTAGAGCATGTGGTAGCAGAGTTGACTGCATTTCTTAGAAAA GCTAATCGTGCTCTAAGGCAGGCTACCTTGGGAACCTTAAATTCACTTATAGTTGCTTATGGCGATAAGATTATGTTGTCTGCTTATGAAGTTATTATCATAGAACTGTCAGGACTAATTAG TGATTCTGACTTGCATATGACAGCTCTTGCCCTGGAACTCTGCTGCACATTAATGGGTGACAAGAGGTCAAATCAAAGTATTGGCTTGGCTGTTAGAAACAAAGTTCTTCCTCAAGctttaacattaattaaaagcTCACTGTTGCAGGGGCAAGCACTTATG GCTTTGCAAAACTTTTTTGCTGCTTTAGTCTATTCTGCAAATACTAGTTTTGATTCTCTGCTGGAGTCACTACTAGCCTGTGCTAAGCCTTCTCCACAGTCTGGTGGCATTGCTAAACAAGCTTTGCATTCAATAGCTCAGTGTGTTGCTGTTCTATGCCTTGCTGCTGGTGATCAGAAGTGTTCATCTACTGTGAAAATGCTTACTGACATTCTCAAGGATGACAGCAGTTCTAACTCA GCTAAGCAGCACCTTGCCCTTTTATGCTTGGGGGAGATTGGTAGAAGGAAGGATCTAAGTTCACATGCACACATagaaaatattgttattgaatctTTTCAGTCCCCTTTTGAAGAGATAAAGTCTGCTGCCTCATACGCTCTTGGTAACATTGCTATTGGTAATCTTCCAAAATACTTGCCATTTATCTTGGATCAGATTGATAATCAGCAGAAGAAACAATATCTCTTGCTTCATTCTTTGAAAGAG GTAATTGTCAGACAATCTGTGGATAAAGCAGAGTTTCAAGAGTCCAGTGTGGAGAAAATACTTAATTTACTCTTCAACCACTGTGAAAGTGAGGAAGAGGGAGTGCGCAATGTAGTGGCGGAGTGTTTGGGCAAAATTGCTCTTATTGAGCCTGTAAAACTCATCCCTGCACTCAAG GTAAGAACAACCAGCCCAGCTGCATTTACTCGAGCTACTGTTGTCATTGCTGTGAAGTACTCTATAGTTGAGCGTCAAGAGAAGATAGATGAGATTATATACCCTGAAATATCTTCATTTCTGATGCTTATCAAGGATAATGATAGG CATGTTAGGCGAGCTGCTGTTTTGGCTCTCAGCACATTTGCACACAATAAGCCAAATCTCATCAAGGGGCTTCTTCCTGATCTGCTGCCTCTTCTATATGATCAAACTATTGTTAAG CAAGAGCTCATAAGGACAGTTGATCTTGGTCCTTTCAAGCATATTGTGGATGATGGACTTGAATTGAGGAAGGCGGCTTTTGAATGTGTAGACACATTACTGGATAGTTGCCTTGATCAAGTGAACCCGTCATCATTCATTGTTCCTTATCTTAAATCTGGTTTGGATG ATCATTATGATGTTAAAATGCCATGCCACCTGATACTCTCGAAACTAGCTGACAAGTGTCCTTCTGCAGTCTTGGCAG TGTTAGATTCATTGGTTGATCCTCTCCAGAAGACTATTAATTTTAAGCCAAAGCAAGATGCTGTTAAGCAAGAAGTAGATCGTAATGAAGACATGATTCGAAGCGCACTCCGAGCTATTGCATCCTTGAATCGCATAAG TGGAGGAGATTGCAGTGTCAAGTTCAAGAATCTTATGAACGAAATATCAAAATCACAAACTCTCTGggataaatattattcaatccGCAATGAATGA
- the LOC114393874 gene encoding survival of motor neuron-related-splicing factor 30 isoform X1 has protein sequence MQGQGVDEVSIEELASNLSLYKDQLNQVRELLNDDPANSEYVDMERELSEVIALTEELLATAKQNEISAPPNNAAASPTLSIHNENQLLDSSSDHQEKLPVGTKVQAVWSEDGEWYDATIEAYTPNGYYVSYDNWGNKEEVDPANVRSIQEGSVDALLEAERVAEATKQAIKRKIAQAASIDLQSRSLPTKLRIEADDPEDVKASKRKKIHAFKSKMRMEQLEVTQNKRQNAWQQFQSTKGKAKKIGFFSGRKRESIFKSPDDPQGKVGVTGSGKGLTEFQKREKHFHLKDGTVENDD, from the exons ATGCAAGGGCAAGGCGTTGATGAAGTGAGCATAGAAGAGTTGGCGTCGAATCTTTCCCTCTACAAAGATCAACTGAACCAG GTTAGAGAACTCTTAAACGATGACCCTGCAAATTCTGAATATGTTGACATGGAGAGGGAACTTTCCGAG GTCATTGCCTTGACCGAGGAACTCCTTGCAACTGCAAAGCAGAATGAAATCTCTGCTCCTCCTAATAATGCTGCTGCATCTCCAACCTTGTCCATACATAACGAGAATCAATTG CTAGATAGTAGTTCTGATCATCAAGAGAAACTTCCTGTTGGCACCAAAGTTCAGGCAGTTTGGAGTGAAGATGGGGAGTG GTATGATGCGACAATTGAGGCTTATACTCCAAATGGTTATTATGTAAGCTATGACAATTGGGGTAATAAAGAAGAG GTTGATCCTGCCAATGTAAGGTCAATTCAAGAAGGTTCTGTTGATGCTTTATTAGAAGCTGAGCGAGTTGCTGAAGCAACAAAACAGGCCATCAAACGAAAAATTGCACAAGCTGCATCTATCGATTTACAGTCTCGGAGTCTACCTACAAAGCTTCGTATAGAGGCTGATGATCCTGAGGATGTG AAAGCTTCAAAACGCAAGAAAATACATGCTTTTAAGTCAAAGATGCGGATGGAGCAACTTGAAGTCACACAAAATAAGCGGCAAAATGCTTGGCAGCAGTTTCAGTCAACCAAAGGAAAGGCAAagaag ATTGGTTTCTTCTCTGGAAGAAAACGGGAGAGTATTTTTAAATCTCCTGATGATCCTCAGGGAAAGGTTGGTGTGACGGGAAGTGGGAAAGGTTTGACAGAGTTccagaagagagaaaaacattttcACCTCAAAGATGGTACTGTTGAAAATGATGATTAG